Sequence from the Candidatus Eisenbacteria bacterium genome:
CGCGCACGCCTTCGAGCAACGCCCGCAACCCCGCATGCCCGGGCGCCACAAGCTCCGGATCCTCCCGCACCAGGATCGCCGCCTCCTCCCGCGCCGCCTCCAGCGCCGAAAGGTCGCGCGCCAGGTCCGCCAGCCGCAGTTCCGGCAGGCCGCTCTGGCGCGTGCCCGCCACCTCGCCCGGGCCCCGGAGCTTCAGGTCTTCCTCGGCGATCTTGAACCCGTCCTCCGTCTGCTCCAGCACGCGCAACCGCGCCAGCGCCTCCTGCCCCGCTTCCTCGGAGGGCAGCATCGCGAAAACGGAACCGTGCGGACCGCGCCCCACGCGCCCCCGCAACTGGTGCAGCTGCGACAACCCGAACAGCTCGGCCTGCTCCACCAGCATGAAGCACGCATTGGGCACGTCCACGCCGACCTCGATCACCGTGGTGGCCACCAGGACATCCAGCTCCCCGCGCCGGAAGGCGTCCATGGCGGTCTGCCGCTCCGCGGCCGGCAGCTGCCCGTGCGCCAGTCCGATGCGCAGGCGGCCCAAGCGCGGGTGGCGCCGCAGCTCCGCGCACATCCGGGTGGCCGCCTTGCGGCTGGAGCGGTCGCTCTCCTCCACCGCGGGGTACACTACGTAGGCCTGGCGCCCCTCCCGCACCCGCTCCTCCATGTACTCGTAGATGGACTCGCGCCGGTCATTGCTGGAGAGCCGGGTGCGCACCGGCTGGCGGCCCGGCGGCTTGCCGCGCATCGCGGTGACGTCCAGGTCGCCGTAGAGCGCCAGCGCCAGGGTGCGCGGGATGGGCGTGGCGGTGAGGATGAGCTGGTGGACGCCGCGCGCTTTGTCGGCCATGCGGGCGCGCTGCTCCACGCCGAAGCGATGCTGTTCGTCGATCACCGCCAGCGCCAGCGAGCGGAACCTCACGCGCTCCTCCAGCAGCGCGTGCGTGCCCACGGCCAGGTCCACCTCGCCGGCCTCCAGCGCCGCCAGCACCGTCCGGCGCTCCTTCGCCTTCATGGCCGAGACCACCAGCGCCACGCGCGTGCCCAGGGGGGCCATGAAGCGCTGCGCGGACGCGAAGTGCTGGCGGGCGAGGATCTCCGTGGGGGCCAGCACCGCCGCCTGGCGCCCGGCGGCCTGGGCCGCGGCGCAGGCGGTGAGCGCCACCACCGTCTTGCCGGAGCCCACGTCGCCCAGCAGCAGCCGCTGCATCGCATGGCCCGAACGCAGGTCGGCCCCGATGGCTTCCAGCGCCGCGTGCTGGGGCCCGGTCAGCATGAAGGGCAGCGCGTCCACGAAAGCCCGCGCGGCCGCGGCGGCGCAGTCCAGCACCGGCGAGGGGACGGAGCGCACCCGGGCCCTGCGCGTGAGCAGGGTCCACTGGAGGGCCAGGAATTCTTCGAACACGAATCGGTCGCGGGCTCGTGCCAGCCGCCCCCAGTCGGAAGGAAAGTGGATTTCGCGCAGCGCCTCCGCGGCGGGCATCAGGCTTCGGGCCGCCAGCAGGTCCGCGGGCAGCGCCTCCACGGGCGGCGCCAGGCCCTCGAGGGCCTGGCGGACCCAGCCGCGCATCGCCCGCTGGCTCAGGCCCGCGGTGCCGGGATAGAGCGGCACGATGCGGCCCAGGTGCAGCTGCTCGCGATCCTCGTCGCTGACCACTTCGAACTCGGGCCCCCGCAGCACCCCTTCGCGGCCGTACTCGGGGGTGCCCCACAGCATCACTTCCACCCCGGGGACCAGGATCCGGGACAGGTAGGACTGGTGGTAGAAGATGGCCGTCAGCGGGCCGGTGTCGTCCGCCACCCGGGCGACGAAGTCGGTCCGGCCGGACCGGGTGCGGCGGGCCTCGCCGCTCACCACCCGGACCAGCACCCCGGCGCGGTCGCCGGGGCGCAGCTGGGAGACCGGCACCAGGGTGGTCCGGTCCACGTGTCGGCGCGGGAAGTGGCGCGCCAGGTCGGCCGCCGTCTCGAGCCCCAACCGGGCCAGCAGGCGCGCCCGCTGCGGGCCCACCCCCTTCAGAAACTGCAGCGGCTGTTGGGGTTGTAGGGTCAGAAAGTAGTCCTTGAAAGCCCCGGGGGGCTGGTTTAGACTCTTGAAGTTTGCCGCCCCAACCGATGCGCGGGCCCCACTGGGCCCTGCCGCCCGCCCCGCGGGCCGGGGGTCTGCGGCATCCTTAGAACAGTCACGAGGAGGACGTCAAGTCATGGCTCGCAAGTGCGAAGTCTGCGGCAAGGGGATCCAGGGCGGCAACCGGGTCAGCCACGCCCACAATATCTCCAAGCGCCGCTGGCTCCCCAATCTGAAGAACGTGCGCGTGGTGCAGGCCGGCCGCACCGTGCAGATCCGCATCTGCACCCGCTGCCTGCGCAGCGACCGCGTCCAGAAGGCCGCCTCGAAGAGCAAGGTGGCCTCCACCGCGTAGCGGGCAAGGCCCCGTCGGAGCGCCCAGGCACCC
This genomic interval carries:
- the recG gene encoding ATP-dependent DNA helicase RecG, producing MGPQRARLLARLGLETAADLARHFPRRHVDRTTLVPVSQLRPGDRAGVLVRVVSGEARRTRSGRTDFVARVADDTGPLTAIFYHQSYLSRILVPGVEVMLWGTPEYGREGVLRGPEFEVVSDEDREQLHLGRIVPLYPGTAGLSQRAMRGWVRQALEGLAPPVEALPADLLAARSLMPAAEALREIHFPSDWGRLARARDRFVFEEFLALQWTLLTRRARVRSVPSPVLDCAAAAARAFVDALPFMLTGPQHAALEAIGADLRSGHAMQRLLLGDVGSGKTVVALTACAAAQAAGRQAAVLAPTEILARQHFASAQRFMAPLGTRVALVVSAMKAKERRTVLAALEAGEVDLAVGTHALLEERVRFRSLALAVIDEQHRFGVEQRARMADKARGVHQLILTATPIPRTLALALYGDLDVTAMRGKPPGRQPVRTRLSSNDRRESIYEYMEERVREGRQAYVVYPAVEESDRSSRKAATRMCAELRRHPRLGRLRIGLAHGQLPAAERQTAMDAFRRGELDVLVATTVIEVGVDVPNACFMLVEQAELFGLSQLHQLRGRVGRGPHGSVFAMLPSEEAGQEALARLRVLEQTEDGFKIAEEDLKLRGPGEVAGTRQSGLPELRLADLARDLSALEAAREEAAILVREDPELVAPGHAGLRALLEGVRGARRLATTA
- a CDS encoding 50S ribosomal protein L28, with the translated sequence MARKCEVCGKGIQGGNRVSHAHNISKRRWLPNLKNVRVVQAGRTVQIRICTRCLRSDRVQKAASKSKVASTA